One region of Paucibacter aquatile genomic DNA includes:
- a CDS encoding ATP-binding protein, whose amino-acid sequence MRFEAQGLSGETQSWPRRSQGFWFDSLQGRFTLAMLAGLVIVQLLVNLLWYRQVELRTRRQAELAAHHVASGVLGALRALRELPAPYRPLVIEQLRTMGGTRFLVFLNKGEVPTRALPDLPLARSVEAIVRQEIGAQLAPGTPIRVALASPQGLKVAPSGALLADLPDSWVDPSLLASERPAPFLVIQVETEPGQWLYLTSAMPDPYFLEQLDFFTWQRLAPQLLTLCLALILTVIAARALTRPLRGLSRAAALVGHRTTPQPLRLSGTSEVRRAIQAFNDMQERIRRYLSDRERLFASISHDLRTPITRLRLRSELLDDPAVQDEFHEDLDELDMMVKTALQIVKDTDIHENRAPVRIDLVLQKMVRDARMTGQQIELKELPLTVFGKPLALKRALGNLLDNAMFYGAGAQQHRTELEMASGEPGSAEEGQVLLTVRDHGPGVPESALAKLGQPYTRLDHGSKLRGEGLGLGLSIVRDIVADHGGSLRFRNHPQGGFEVRLALPGHAAAAPPELATPPDSADSAAATSSASSAS is encoded by the coding sequence ATGCGCTTTGAGGCCCAGGGCCTGAGCGGAGAAACCCAGAGCTGGCCGCGGCGCAGCCAGGGCTTCTGGTTCGACAGCCTGCAGGGCCGCTTCACCCTGGCCATGCTGGCCGGCCTGGTGATCGTGCAGCTGCTGGTCAATCTGCTCTGGTACCGCCAGGTCGAGCTGCGCACGCGCCGCCAGGCCGAGCTGGCCGCCCACCATGTGGCCAGCGGCGTGCTGGGCGCGCTGCGCGCCCTGCGCGAGCTGCCGGCGCCCTACCGGCCGCTGGTGATCGAGCAGCTGCGCACCATGGGCGGCACGCGCTTTCTGGTCTTTCTCAACAAGGGCGAGGTGCCGACCCGGGCCCTGCCCGATCTGCCATTGGCGCGCTCGGTGGAAGCCATCGTGCGCCAGGAAATCGGCGCCCAGCTGGCACCCGGCACGCCCATCCGGGTCGCCCTGGCTTCACCGCAAGGGCTCAAGGTGGCGCCCAGCGGCGCCTTGCTGGCCGACCTGCCCGACAGCTGGGTCGACCCCTCGCTGCTGGCCAGTGAACGACCGGCGCCGTTCTTGGTGATCCAGGTGGAGACGGAACCGGGCCAGTGGCTCTACCTGACCAGCGCCATGCCCGACCCCTACTTTCTGGAGCAGCTGGACTTTTTCACCTGGCAACGCCTGGCCCCGCAGCTGCTGACCCTGTGCCTAGCCCTGATCCTGACCGTGATCGCCGCACGCGCGCTGACCCGCCCGCTGCGCGGCCTGAGCCGGGCCGCCGCCCTGGTGGGCCACCGCACCACGCCGCAGCCGCTGCGCCTGAGCGGCACCTCGGAGGTGCGGCGCGCCATCCAGGCCTTCAACGACATGCAGGAACGCATCCGCCGCTACCTCAGCGACCGCGAGCGTCTGTTCGCCTCCATCTCGCACGATCTGCGCACACCCATCACCCGCTTGCGCCTGCGCAGCGAGCTCCTGGACGACCCCGCCGTGCAGGACGAGTTCCACGAGGATCTGGACGAGCTGGACATGATGGTCAAGACCGCCCTGCAGATCGTCAAGGACACCGACATCCACGAAAACCGCGCGCCCGTGCGCATCGACCTGGTGCTGCAGAAAATGGTGCGCGACGCCCGCATGACCGGCCAGCAGATCGAGCTGAAAGAGCTGCCCCTGACGGTGTTCGGCAAGCCGCTGGCCCTCAAGCGCGCACTCGGCAATCTGCTGGACAACGCCATGTTCTACGGCGCCGGCGCCCAGCAGCACCGCACCGAGCTGGAGATGGCCTCGGGCGAGCCCGGCAGCGCAGAAGAGGGTCAGGTCTTGCTGACCGTGCGCGACCACGGCCCCGGTGTGCCCGAGAGCGCCCTGGCCAAGCTGGGCCAGCCCTACACCCGGCTGGACCATGGCTCCAAGCTGCGCGGCGAAGGCCTGGGCCTGGGCCTGTCCATCGTGCGCGACATCGTGGCCGACCACGGCGGCAGCCTGCGCTTTCGCAACCATCCGCAGGGCGGCTTTGAGGTGAGGCTGGCCCTGCCCGGCCATGCCGCTGCGGCGCCGCCGGAGCTGGCGACTCCGCCTGACAGCGCCGATTCGGCGGCAGCTACTTCTTCCGCATCCTCTGCTTCATGA